Proteins co-encoded in one Nicotiana sylvestris chromosome 7, ASM39365v2, whole genome shotgun sequence genomic window:
- the LOC104219529 gene encoding ras-related protein RABB1c-like yields the protein MSYAYLFKYIIIGDTGVGKSCLLLQFTDKRFQPVHDLTIGVEFGARMITIDNKPIKLQIWDTAGQESFRSITRSYYRGAAGALLVYDITRRETFNHLASWLEDARQHANANMSIMLIGNKCDLAHRRAVSTEEGEQFAKENGLIFMEASAKTAQNVEEAFIRTASTIYKKIQDGVFDVSNESYGIKVGYGGIPGPSGGRDGAASQGGGCCS from the exons ATGTCTTACGCCTATCTCTTCAAGTATATTATCATCGGCGATACCG GAGTTGGAAAATCATGTCTTCTTTTGCAATTTACTGACAAACGATTTCAGCCGGTCCACGACTTGACCATTGGGGTTGAATTTGGGGCTAGAATGATCACAATAGACAATAAGCCCATAAAACTACAGATCTGGGATACG GCCGGTCAAGAATCATTCAGATCTATCACGAGGTCATACTACAGAGGTGCTGCTGGGGCACTACTTGTTTATGATATTACAAG GAGGGAAACATTTAATCACCTTGCTAGCTGGCTGGAAGATGCTAGGCAGCATGCAAATGCAAACATGTCCATAATGCTGATAGGAAACAAGTGTGATCTGGCCCACAGACGGGCTGTAAGTACAGAGGAAGGCGAGCAATTTGCCAAGGAAAATGGGTTGATATTTATGGAGGCCTCTGCCAAAACAGCTCAGAATGTTGAAGAG GCTTTTATCAGAACAGCCTCAACAATTTATAAGAAAATACAGGACGGAGTCTTTGATGTATCAAATGAG TCTTATGGAATAAAAGTTGGATATGGAGGCATTCCCGGGCCTTCAGGTGGAAGAGATGGAGCTGCTTCTCAAGGAGGGGGTTGTTGTAGTTAA
- the LOC104219530 gene encoding glucose-1-phosphate adenylyltransferase small subunit, chloroplastic/amyloplastic, whose amino-acid sequence MASIGALKSSPSPKNCINERRNDATRAMSFRNLSFSSSHLSGDKLMSMATLHSQQRHSSERRSPLIVSPKAVSDSQNSQTCLDPDASRSVLGIILGGGAGTRLYPLTKKRAKPAVPLGANYRLIDIPVSNCLNSNISKIYVLTQFNSASLNRHLSRAYASNMGGYKNEGFVEVLAAQQSPENPNWFQGTADAVRQYLWLFEEHNVLEFLVLAGDHLYRMDYEKFIQAHRETDADITVAALPMDEKRATAFGLMKIDEEGRIIEFAEKPKGEQLKAMKVDTTILGLDDERAKEMPFIASMGIYVISKDVMLNLLRDKFPGANDFGSEVIPGATSLGMRVQAYLYDGYWEDIGTIEAFYNANLGITKKPVPDFSFYDRSAPIYTQPRYLPPSKMLDADVTDSVIGEGCVIKNCKIHHSVVGLRSCISEGAIIEDSLLMGADYYETDADRRFLAAKGSVPIGIGKNSHIKRAIIDKNARIGDNVKIINSDNVQEAARETDGYFIKSGIVTVIKDALIPSGIII is encoded by the exons ATGGCTTCCATTggagccttaaaatcttcgcctTCTCCCAAAAATTGCATCAATGAGAGAAGAAATGATGCTACTCGTGCAATGTCCTTTCGAAACCTTTCCTTTTCGTCGTCTCATCTCTCTGGAGACAAGCTAATGTCTATGGCAACCTTACATTCTCAGCAGCGCCATTCCAGCGAGAGGAGGAGTCCACTGATCGTGTCGCCTAAGGCTGTTTCTGATTCACAGAATTCGCAGACATGTCTTGATCCTGATGCTAGCCGA AGTGTTTTGGGAATTATTCTTGGAGGTGGAGCTGGGACCCGACTTTATCCTCTAACTAAAAAAAGAGCAAAGCCAGCAGTTCCTCTTGGAGCAAATTATCGTCTGATTGACATTCCTGTAAGCAATTGCTTGAACAGTAACATATCCAAGATCTATGTTCTCACACAATTCAACTCTGCGTCTCTGAATCGACACCTTTCACGGGCATATGCTAGCAACATGGGGGGATACAAAAATGAGGGTTTTGTGGAGGTTCTTGCTGCTCAACAAAGTCCGGAGAACCCCAATTGGTTCCAG GGGACTGCTGATGCTGTCAGGCAGTATCTATGGTTGTTTGAGGAGCATAATGTTCTTGAATTCCTCGTACTTGCTGGAGATCATCTATATCGAATGGATTATGAAAAGTTCATTCAAGCCCACAGAGAAACAGATGCTGATATTACTGTTGCCGCACTGCCAATGGATGAAAAGCGAGCCACTGCATTTGGTCTCATGAAGATTGACGAAGAAGGACGCATTATTGAATTTGCAGAGAAACCGAAAGGAGAGCAATTGAAAGCAATGAAA GTGGATACTACCATTTTAGGTCTTGATGATGAGAGAGCTAAAGAGATGCCTTTTATCGCAAGTATGGGTATATATGTCATTAGCAAAGATGTGATGTTAAACCTACTTCGTGATAAGTTCCCTGGTGCCAATGATTTTGGCAGTGAAGTTATTCCTGGTGCAACTTCGCTTGGGATGAGA GTGCAAGCTTATTTATATGATGGATACTGGGAAGATATTGGTACCATCGAAGCTTTCTACAATGCCAATTTGGGCATTACCAAAAAGCCAGTCCCAGATTTTAG CTTCTATGACCGATCAGCTCCAATCTACACCCAACCTCGATATCTGCCACCTTCAAAAATGCTTGATGCCGATGTCACAGACAGTGTCATTGGTGAAGGTTGTGTGATCAAG AACTGTAAAATTCACCATTCTGTGGTTGGGCTCAGATCATGCATATCAGAGGGAGCAATTATAGAAGACTCGCTTCTGATGGGGGCAGATTATTATGAG ACTGATGCTGACAGGAGGTTCCTGGCTGCAAAGGGTAGTGTCCCAATTGGCATTGGCAAGAACTCCCACATTAAAAGAGCCATTATTGACAAGAATGCCCGTATAGGGGACAATGTGAAG ATCATTAACAGCGACAATGTTCAAGAAGCGGCTAGGGAAACGGATGGATACTTCATCAAGAGTGGGATTGTCACTGTTATCAAGGATGCATTGATTCCCAGTGGAATTATCATCTAA